A window of candidate division WOR-3 bacterium genomic DNA:
TGAAATATTCATCAGATTCCTCAAAACTATAGCTCTGGAATCTCAAGTGATACTCGTAACCCACAACAGGAGAACTATGGAATTTTGCCAAGCTCTTTACGGAATTACCATGGAAGAAAAGGGTGTTAGTTCCATTGTATCCGTGAACCTCGAGAAAATAGATGAATTTTTGGGAGAAGATAACTAAGTCGGTTTCCCAAAAAAGCGCTTCTCTGACTTTGGGCTTGAAAAAACTCGTGGGCTCAGAGGGGAAAATTGACGGCAAGAAGTTAACCGAGCTTGAGGAATTGCTGATTCTTTCGGACATGGGACCCGAACTCGCCGAAAGGCTGATACAGATAGCAAGGTCTGCCCCTGAAGGAGAAATAGTAAACAGAGTTCGACGAGAACTTATCCAAATAATCGACATCCCGTATAAAAAGACAGACAGTTGCGGTTTGCAAGTGATTATGATGATCGGGGTCAATGGAACTGGGAAGACTACGAGCGCCGCCAAACTCGGTAGACTTTACGCTATGGAAGGCAAGAAAGTCATTTTTGCAGCGGCGGACACTTACAGAGCTGCTGGAGTTCTTCAACTGCAGATCTGGGCGCAAAAACTCGGCATTGACTGTGTTGGAGGGCAGGAAGGGGGTGATTCTGCGGCGGTGGTTCACGACGCTTTGGAATCCGCTTTATCGAGAAAAAAAGATATCCTGATAATTGATACCGCCGGCAGGCTTCACACCAAAGTCAACCTAATGAACGAATTGTCGAAAATATTCAAAGTTTTAAAAAAAATCGATCCTGCCTACCCCTGTGAAAACCTGATAGTGATGGACTCGACGACAGGTCAGAATTCCATTTCTCAGGCAAGAACATTTTCTGAGTTTGTGCCCCTTACAGGCATAGTACTCACCAAATACGACGGCACGGCAAAAGGCGGGTGCGTCTTTCCTATAGTCGAAAAACTCAATATTCCGGTTAAGTATATAGGCGTCGGTGAAAATGAAGAGGATTTTACGAGGTTTGACGCCGAAAAATTCGTTGGGTCGATTTTGTCATGAATTTAAAAGCTCCATACCTGAGGTTCCTCAAAACTTCCCTTAAATACTGGCACAAAATAATTTTAGGACTCGTTTTCATGACGTTTTTTGTTTTTTTGTCAGGTGTTTCTATAGGCATGCTTTACCCTATCGCGCAGAAAATTTTGGTATCACAGCAGAACACGGAATATCCCGACAGACCGATGGCGTCTCAGGCAAAAGAAGCTTTAGGTGAATCTTTCCAATTTCTCGGGAAAAGGGATTTCGAGGGTTTTTTTTCTTCGTTTAAAACATCTCTCGATGAATTTTTAAGGGAAAATTCACCCATGAGGGTTTTAAAAGCGGTGATCTTGCTTTCATTTATAATTTTTTTGCTCAAGTCGGTGGTAGATTATCTGCACAGGTTGATATTTGCCGACGTAGAGCAGAGCGTCATCAAACACTATCAGGAAATGATTTTCGACCATTATTCAAAAATGTCCATGGATTTTTTTCAAAAGTACAGGATAGGAGAGTTGACTTCGAGAATCACTTCGGACGTAAGCCTCGTAGGCTTCACGGCGATGGGTGCTTTGATTGAAATAATTAGAAATACTTCCCTGGTCTTCTTTTACTTGATCATCGCCCTTGTCATAAATCTTCCGCTCACACTTGTTGCCCTGGTTTTTATCCCCGTGATGACCCTTCTTTCAAGATGGATGACAAAAAAAATAAGAAAATACATAAACAGGACTCAGGACACTTGGGCGTTGGTCAACTCGAAAATTCAGGAAATCGGGACGAACATAAAAGTCGTGCTGTCTTTTTCAACTTTTGACAGAGAAAAAAAACACTTCAGAGAACTAACTTCAAAGCTGAAAAAAAACAATTTTAAAAGAATCGCCGTGGACTCGCTGACCCGGCCCCTCAGCGATTTCGTGAATATGGGGATAGTCCTCTTTTTAATATGGGTTGGAGGTAAAATGATAATCGAAAATACCTCCGGTTTTTCTTCGGCCGCTTTTTTTGTTTACCTCGGGGCGATTCTATCTCTGATGCATCCGGTAAAGGTAATTGTTCAAAAATGGAATGAGCTTCAGGGAGCTCTCGTGGGCTTGGATAGAATATATTCCATACTTGATGTCAAAGCAAGTATTGGAGAATCTCCGGAAGCTTTAGAAAAGAATGATTTCAAGAGCGATATAGTTTTCGACAAAGTTTGTTTTTCTTACGTGAAAGGGAAGGAAGTCCTTAAAAACCTTTCTTTCAGAATCGCAAAAGGCGAAACCATCGCCATTGTCGGCAGGAGCGGTGTAGGAAAGACGACGATTCTCGAACTTCTCATGAGGTTTTATGATCCGTCGTCGGGCTCAATTTACATAGACGGAACAGATGTCCGCAAGATAAAAATATCTTCACTGAGGAAATTGATAGGTTCAGTTAGTCAAGAGGTTCTTCTTTTCTACGACACGATTGAGAACAACATCGCTTACGCCAAAGAAGGTGCCATATCGGAAGAGATACAAAAAGCCGCTAAAATAGCCAACGCAGATGAATTCATCAAAGATCTACACCAGGGATACAAGACAATTGTAGGAGAGAGAGGGACTCACATATCCGGAGGACAAAGGCAGAGAATAGCAATAGCGAGAGCTGTACTTCAAAACCCCAAAATACTGCTTTTCGATGAAGCGACGAGTTCTCTCGACAACGAATCCGAAAGAAAGGTGCAGGATTCAATAAACACTCTTCTGGAGGGCAGAACAGCCGTAATTGTAGCCCACAGACTGACAACAGTGAAAAATGTGGGTAAAATTCTCGTGATAGAAGACGGAAGGGTTGTTGAGAGCGGATCTCATGATGAGCTTTACATGGAAAACGGGCTCTATCGCAACCTTTATGACAGCCACGAACTCTTCAATTCGTGAATTTGACCTGAATGGAAATTTAGAGTATTTTATTTAAAAAAGACGGGAGAAGCTTGAACAAAATCGGTGTATGGAAAAAGAAATTGGGTGGTTTCCCGAAAAATCATGAAGAGTTCCTGAAAGTTTACGCGGCTATGGGGACGACCCCTCAGGGAGCTTCCGCCTGTCTGATTGTCGCCCTGATGTTTTTTTCCAAAAACAAAGATGAAGGACTCAAAATGCTGGCTTCAGTAGTAGATCCTTCGAGGACGGTAAAGAAACAAGGAGCGATTCCCGAACTATTTCAGTCAGATCTGAGGTTCATATCGATGCAGTCAACCGGCAAAGAGTACATGTTCAATTCATACGCGGTCGGAACCGACCCAAAAAACGGTTATAAAATTGAAAAAATGCCAATAGAATTCGAATTTTCAAGCAATAAATACAGTGAAGCGATGGGAGACTGCAGATTTAAGCTGTTCGTAAAATGCTCCGGTGCATCCACCCCAAGGCCGATAACGCTTTCGAAACAAGACGACGGCTACTGGAAAGCCCTTGAATACAGCAGCCTTCTTCTCGACGTTCAAAAACCCCTTCAATAAACAGCCAAAGGTTGTTTTTCAGGTATTAAACCCAAAGTTCCGGACATCCCGAGTTTTCGATATTATGTCGAAAAAAACAAAGTCAAAAAAGGAGCGTAAGGAAAACCTCATGAGTTGCTTTGATTTAATTATGTTTTCCCCGATTAAAATTATATAATCCTATGGACGGTATATATTTTTCGAATTGGTTAAATTGATGAGAACTTTATATTGAAAAAACCGTCTAATCAATAAAAAAACAATTATAGGAGGACGGATGTTCGATACAGAAAAGTATTTCAAGGAAGAAAATTCTAAAACCGATAAAGTCTACAGAGAGAAGATAGCCGAATTAGAAAAGATCAAAAAAGCGTTGGAGAAACCCGACAGACTTGAAATCGAAGAATATGTTTATTCTTTGACAAAAAAAGTCTTGGAAATTGCGGAAATCGAATCTAGAGTGAAACCGGGTTATTTTGAAAAAAATACTTTTCAGGTTCTCGAGGAAGACAATCGAAAGGTGTATTTTCACAGGCTGGCTTCAGAGTATCGCGGTGGGTTTGAAGACCTTGAGCACTGCGCCGAAAAGTTTGGAGAAGAAAAAGGCAAGCTTCTCTCATTTTTCTGCAACCAGGTCTACAAAAACCTCCGATTCTGTTTCAGCAACAGAAGATTCTTCATGGTCCGTTATCTGGAAAAAATCATCAAAATTTGGGAAGCCGCGAGAACCGGAGAGGATTCAACCGAGAAATTAAGAGAAATCATTTTGTCTGATATGAAAAATCTACAGACAGATGAAGTCAGGCAAATTTTCAAAGAGCAATTCGATCCTGAATTTTCTTTATTTAAAGAGGTAATTGGAAATAGCGATCTGTCGGACCCTAAATATATATTTTCTTACGGGAGGTACGTTTCAGACAATGAAAAAAGAATGGCAAAATTCCTTTCAAGTTACCCAGATGACAAACTCAAAGAACTCGGAGATAAAATTTATGACGCCTATATTAGGGGATTCAAGATTTCAGGCAAGACCTGGGAGGGCAAACCATACGTGTTGTTGCTGGGTTCAATAGGACAAGAAGCGATTCTGCGTTATCTTCAGAAGAGACTGATCGCTGAAAACTTCGAAGTCTTGTATATGGGCATGTCTTCGACGACGATCAACGAGCAGACAAACTACGATTTTAAATTCAGCGACAGTCTTTATTTGGATGAAGAATACACCAATTCGATTATCGAATCTACGGGGATGATTATGGAAGAATTCAAGGACACACTGTCTAAAGTGTCCGGTCTCATAAACGTCGCTAAATTCGGAGAAGTTCCTTTTGTACCGGAAATCAAGTCGGTGAGGTACCAGCCCTCCGACACCCAAAAAAATCTCGACAAGAGGCTAAAATCAGAGACTATGCAGATCAGGGAAAAGTATTTGCCCATGTCTGCGATAAGCTTCACCATAATTGCTTTTCCATCGCCAGAAATCGGCGACAATTTTGAAGGTATATTCTCAGACACAATCGAAATAAACCTTCTCGACAATGAAAAATACGGATTGATTCAGAAAAGAATAATAGATGTCCTCGACCGAGGAGATTACGTCCAAGTAAAGGGCAAGGGAGAAAACAGGACAGACATAAAAGTAGCCCTCAAAAGCATTGAGAATCCGGAGAAGCAGACAAAATTCGTCAATTGCCTGGCTGATTTGAATATACCGCTTGGTGAAGTTTTCACCTCTCCGGTATTAAACGGAACCCAAGGAATTCTTCACGTAAAAGAAGTGTTTTTGAACAGTTTAAAATTTGTGGATCTTGAACTGGTCTTTGAAAATGGATTCGTGGTCTCTTATAACTGCTCGAATTTTGAAGAGCCTGAAGAAAACAAAAAATACATTAAAGAGAATCTACTGTTTCCTCACGAAACGCTGCCAATGGGGGAATTTGCCATTGGAACCAACACACTCGCTTATGTTTCGGCCAAAAAATGGGGGATAACTCACCTGCTGCCAGTGCTGATTATCGAAAAAATGGGGCCTCATTTCGCAGTAGGAGACACGTGTTTTGCTTTTCAGGAAGACATGAAGATCTACAACGACTTTGACGGCAAGGAGATGGTGGCCAGGGATAACGAGAGAACGCTTCTGAGAAATGAGGACGTGAATAAAGCCTATTTTTTCATTCATACCGACATATCGTTGCCTTATGACGAAATTGCTTTCATAAAAGCTGTCAGCTCGAATTCGGAAGAGTATATAATAAAAGACGGAGAATTCACGGTAAAAGGTACCGAAGAATTGAATTTGGTCTTCGACAAGAGTTAGGTGCAGTAACTGGTTTTCAGTTTTGTGCTTCGACCCAGGGATTGTCTGAACAATCTATTTTGCCTATAATTTTATATGATTCGGATAACGAATTGATTATTGAAGCCGAGATTTTCAAGTCTTTGGAGTTTTTAACGCCTTTTAAGTACCACAACAAATGTTTTCTCATTATTCTCATTCCGTGGATTTCGCCGTAAAATTCGACAGCCATGCGGCAATGTTGTCCAATGATTTCTTTTTTTTCTTCGCAGGATGGTATTTTACCGGAAAATATCCAGGGATTTCCTCTCGACGCCCTTCCGATCATAACACCTAAAAAAACTTTATGGGAAAGCAGAGAAACCGCTTTTTCATAAGAATCAATGTCGCCGTTGCCTACAACGGGTGTCTTTGTCTTTTTCGCGGCGCTGATCAAAAGATCCCAGTCGGCTTTTACAGCGTAATTTTGCGAAGCTGTTCTCCCGTGAATTTTTATCGCTTCTACACCCATGGTTTCCAGAGAACATATTATCTCTAGAAGGTTTTCCCTGTCGAAGCCAGTTCGGATTTTGATAGTCACGGGTTTTTTTGATTCTTCCAAAACCGCTTCCGCGCAGATTTTTAAACGGGACAAATCTTTCAAGAGAGCGGCGCCGTTTTCGGATTTAATTATTTTCCGCGCCGGGCATCCAGCATTCAACTCTATGAAATCTGGTTCCAAACCGTTCACCGAAGAGACCGCTTTTCTGATTTTGACAGGGTCGGACCCTACTATTTGTACAGTGATAGGTCTTTCTGCTTCGGTGAAATGCGCTTTTTTCAGGTATCTCTCGGGGTTTGATAAAATCCCTTGCACCGGTATCATCTCCGTAGTCAGATGGGAAGCACCGCATTTTTTGCAGATGCACCTGAAAGGAAAATCAGTTATTCCGTCGAGAGGGGCGAGTTCTATTCTCATTTTTTATTATTAGGCTGTAAAAAGAAGAACCCATGGCTGACAAAACTACCAGAGAGAGTATTACTGCGCCTATCCAGCCTATTCTTGATAAAAGAAGAGTGACCACGGTGACGATGATTCCGGCGGCCGCCACCCCGAAAAGAATGGCAAGAAAAGATTTTCGAACGTCCAACCCTGCGAGGTAAGCGGCAAAAGCACCTGTCCAGGCGCCTGTCACGGGGAGCGGAATAGCGACGAAGAGCATCAACCCCAGAGACTTGTATTTTTCTACTGAATGTGATTTTTTCTTGGTTTTTGAAAACCACCAGCTGATAAGATTTTCCATTTTTTTGTTTTTGGAAAGAAACCTTGAGATAACTCCTGTGAAAATCAAAACAGGAAGAACAGGGATCATGTTTCCCAGTATAGCATCTAAGTAAACTCGCCAATAGGGCAAATCCAGAGTCAGCAATCCGACCGGTATTCCTCCTCTCAATTCGAATATCGGCAGCATTGAAATGAGGATGACTATCAAGTCGGGAGGTATTCCCCTGTTTTTCAGGTTCTCTGTGAATTTTTCTTTAAGAGACATTTCGCCCCCTACAAAACTCGAATCGGTTGAGGAGGGAAAAATTGACGCGTAGAAAATCATTACCGCAACGGAGACCAATGTGACAGTAAAGAAAAGTCTCATATTTTCAGCAAGTTGACTACAGCCCTCGCCGAGATGCCTTCTTTAGCGCCTTCAGGACCCATTCCTTCGCTTGTCGTCGCTTTGACGGAGACAGACGACTCGTTGCAGCTTAAAATCCTCGATATGTTTTTTATCATCACTGGAATATACGGGCTGAGAGCAGGGGATTGTGCCACCACTACAGAGTCTACGTTGAGGATATGAGGAAAACCGGATTTTTCGTAGGCCTTTTCGAGAAGATATGAACTCGAGACACCCAGGTATTTTTGGTCGTTGTCGGGAAAATAAAATCCTATATCCCTCATTCCGCAGGCTCCCAGAAGCGCGTCGGTAATCGCGTGCAAAAGTACGTCAGCATCGGAATGTCCAAGCAGACCGAGTTCAAAGGGTATCTTCACGCCTCCGATTATGAGGTCTCTGTTCTCGGACAGTCTGTGAAAGTCCAGCCCGAAGCCAACCCTTGAATAGGAAGAGATGATAATTTTCGCCCTTTGAAAATCATCTGCAGTGGTTATTTTGAAATTGTTTTCATCCCCGGGAATTGTCATAACTTGCAAGTCGAGTTTTTCCGCGTATGATGAATCGTCGGTCAAAGTCTCCTGGCAGGATCCCAGAGCTTCGCCTATAAGGCTTTTAGGAAAAAATTGAGGGGTCTGCGCCCTGCGGAGGTACTTACGGTCAACTGTCTTTTTTACAAAACCGTGGTCGACTTCCTTTATGGTGTCAAAAATCTCGGCTACAGGGATAACGGGGACTCCTTTGCGGCATACCTGCCAGAGCCTTTCTATGAGGTCTTTGCCTATAAAAGGTCTTGCCGCGTCGTGTATTGCGACAAATTTAGATTTTGAAATTTCAACGCCGTTGAAGACTGAGTCGCGTCTTTCTTTTCCGCCCACAGTGAATATGACAGGATGTTTGAATCTTTGTCTGGTGTGAAACATGCCGTCCTTGGGATCAGCGTCTTTTGGGGTGACTACAATGATTTCTTCGCATTCATCCGCAGAATCGAAAGCTCTGACGCTCCATTCCCACATTTTAAGCCCGAAGAGCATTAGGGCTTGTTTCGGGATGGGACCCGAGAATCTGCGTCCCGAGCCTCCCGCCACTATTACTGCACTAAATCCCATAGAAATTTTCTTTTGGATTGTTTTTCTCTTTTGAGAAAAAGTGTGGTACCTTCTGATGATTTGACGTAACTTGAAACCCGGCAAGTCACTTCTTTTTCCAGGATGTGATCTTCACTTTTGATAAAGTAAACAGTGCCGTCCGGCAATTTGCCTTTAAAGCCGGTTTCGCTTTTTTCAAGCGGTTTAACCCTTAGGAATTTTCCTACCCAGTATTTGTCCAGTAAAAAACTTTCGAATTTGTCAAAATTCATATTTTTCAAAGAATAAAGCATCACAAGATGGTCAGCTTCGTTTTCAGAAGAAATTATGAAAGTCTTTGAATGGTCTTTGTTTTTCTTTAGAAGATCAGAATAGCTGCTGCACGAATCAACTTTTAAAAGTCTGATGTTTTCGATTTTTCCGATTTTTTCAATGTTGGAGACTGCAATTTTTCCGTCTTTTTTGTTGCTTGACGAAGAATTCGACAATTCATAGAAAAAATCAACCCATGAAGAAAGCATCAGGAGTTCGCAATCGAATGGAAAGTTTTCCAGAAAAGGCGTGAGTCTCATGTCGCAGAATGCGAGAGAAGTGGGTATCAACTTGGACTTACTCTCAAAAAACCGATTAATGTATTGTTTCAAATTCATTGGTCTTTACGCTTGTTCGCGGACAGTTCCTTCAAAACTTTTACAGCTTCGGGTATGTTTTTGACCTGGAAACCTCCTGTTTTTTTTAAATGGGGAGAAATTACAGATTCGTATCCGAGCCTTTTACATTCCTTCAGCCTCAATTCTTGTCTTTTTACCGGCCTGACATCGCCGGAAAGACTTATTTCGCCGAAAGCGATGGCTCTCGCGGGGACGCTTATTCCGGAATAACAGGATACGACGGCGAGAACGACCGAGAGGTCAAGGGCGGTGTCAGATACATGAAGACCTCCCGCGACGTTGCAATAGATGT
This region includes:
- a CDS encoding tRNA-dihydrouridine synthase, translated to MRIELAPLDGITDFPFRCICKKCGASHLTTEMIPVQGILSNPERYLKKAHFTEAERPITVQIVGSDPVKIRKAVSSVNGLEPDFIELNAGCPARKIIKSENGAALLKDLSRLKICAEAVLEESKKPVTIKIRTGFDRENLLEIICSLETMGVEAIKIHGRTASQNYAVKADWDLLISAAKKTKTPVVGNGDIDSYEKAVSLLSHKVFLGVMIGRASRGNPWIFSGKIPSCEEKKEIIGQHCRMAVEFYGEIHGMRIMRKHLLWYLKGVKNSKDLKISASIINSLSESYKIIGKIDCSDNPWVEAQN
- a CDS encoding small multi-drug export protein, coding for MSLKEKFTENLKNRGIPPDLIVILISMLPIFELRGGIPVGLLTLDLPYWRVYLDAILGNMIPVLPVLIFTGVISRFLSKNKKMENLISWWFSKTKKKSHSVEKYKSLGLMLFVAIPLPVTGAWTGAFAAYLAGLDVRKSFLAILFGVAAAGIIVTVVTLLLSRIGWIGAVILSLVVLSAMGSSFYSLIIKNENRTRPSRRNN
- a CDS encoding 2-C-methyl-D-erythritol 2,4-cyclodiphosphate synthase; the encoded protein is MGFSAVIVAGGSGRRFSGPIPKQALMLFGLKMWEWSVRAFDSADECEEIIVVTPKDADPKDGMFHTRQRFKHPVIFTVGGKERRDSVFNGVEISKSKFVAIHDAARPFIGKDLIERLWQVCRKGVPVIPVAEIFDTIKEVDHGFVKKTVDRKYLRRAQTPQFFPKSLIGEALGSCQETLTDDSSYAEKLDLQVMTIPGDENNFKITTADDFQRAKIIISSYSRVGFGLDFHRLSENRDLIIGGVKIPFELGLLGHSDADVLLHAITDALLGACGMRDIGFYFPDNDQKYLGVSSSYLLEKAYEKSGFPHILNVDSVVVAQSPALSPYIPVMIKNISRILSCNESSVSVKATTSEGMGPEGAKEGISARAVVNLLKI
- a CDS encoding ABC transporter ATP-binding protein; its protein translation is MNLKAPYLRFLKTSLKYWHKIILGLVFMTFFVFLSGVSIGMLYPIAQKILVSQQNTEYPDRPMASQAKEALGESFQFLGKRDFEGFFSSFKTSLDEFLRENSPMRVLKAVILLSFIIFLLKSVVDYLHRLIFADVEQSVIKHYQEMIFDHYSKMSMDFFQKYRIGELTSRITSDVSLVGFTAMGALIEIIRNTSLVFFYLIIALVINLPLTLVALVFIPVMTLLSRWMTKKIRKYINRTQDTWALVNSKIQEIGTNIKVVLSFSTFDREKKHFRELTSKLKKNNFKRIAVDSLTRPLSDFVNMGIVLFLIWVGGKMIIENTSGFSSAAFFVYLGAILSLMHPVKVIVQKWNELQGALVGLDRIYSILDVKASIGESPEALEKNDFKSDIVFDKVCFSYVKGKEVLKNLSFRIAKGETIAIVGRSGVGKTTILELLMRFYDPSSGSIYIDGTDVRKIKISSLRKLIGSVSQEVLLFYDTIENNIAYAKEGAISEEIQKAAKIANADEFIKDLHQGYKTIVGERGTHISGGQRQRIAIARAVLQNPKILLFDEATSSLDNESERKVQDSINTLLEGRTAVIVAHRLTTVKNVGKILVIEDGRVVESGSHDELYMENGLYRNLYDSHELFNS
- the ftsY gene encoding signal recognition particle-docking protein FtsY: MNFWEKITKSVSQKSASLTLGLKKLVGSEGKIDGKKLTELEELLILSDMGPELAERLIQIARSAPEGEIVNRVRRELIQIIDIPYKKTDSCGLQVIMMIGVNGTGKTTSAAKLGRLYAMEGKKVIFAAADTYRAAGVLQLQIWAQKLGIDCVGGQEGGDSAAVVHDALESALSRKKDILIIDTAGRLHTKVNLMNELSKIFKVLKKIDPAYPCENLIVMDSTTGQNSISQARTFSEFVPLTGIVLTKYDGTAKGGCVFPIVEKLNIPVKYIGVGENEEDFTRFDAEKFVGSILS
- a CDS encoding aminopeptidase; this translates as MFDTEKYFKEENSKTDKVYREKIAELEKIKKALEKPDRLEIEEYVYSLTKKVLEIAEIESRVKPGYFEKNTFQVLEEDNRKVYFHRLASEYRGGFEDLEHCAEKFGEEKGKLLSFFCNQVYKNLRFCFSNRRFFMVRYLEKIIKIWEAARTGEDSTEKLREIILSDMKNLQTDEVRQIFKEQFDPEFSLFKEVIGNSDLSDPKYIFSYGRYVSDNEKRMAKFLSSYPDDKLKELGDKIYDAYIRGFKISGKTWEGKPYVLLLGSIGQEAILRYLQKRLIAENFEVLYMGMSSTTINEQTNYDFKFSDSLYLDEEYTNSIIESTGMIMEEFKDTLSKVSGLINVAKFGEVPFVPEIKSVRYQPSDTQKNLDKRLKSETMQIREKYLPMSAISFTIIAFPSPEIGDNFEGIFSDTIEINLLDNEKYGLIQKRIIDVLDRGDYVQVKGKGENRTDIKVALKSIENPEKQTKFVNCLADLNIPLGEVFTSPVLNGTQGILHVKEVFLNSLKFVDLELVFENGFVVSYNCSNFEEPEENKKYIKENLLFPHETLPMGEFAIGTNTLAYVSAKKWGITHLLPVLIIEKMGPHFAVGDTCFAFQEDMKIYNDFDGKEMVARDNERTLLRNEDVNKAYFFIHTDISLPYDEIAFIKAVSSNSEEYIIKDGEFTVKGTEELNLVFDKS